Proteins encoded together in one Bradyrhizobium sp. PSBB068 window:
- a CDS encoding nucleoside:proton symporter: MLQLQSAFGVVALLVIAWVLSENRRMVSLRQAAIGLAVTVVTALVLIKVPLVTQAFGVINDAVGTIAAATRAGTAFVFGYVGGGPAPFDPKAPGSDFILAFQALPIVLVMSVLTTLLFYWRVLPPIVRGMAWLLERTLGVGGAVGLSTAANIFLGMVEAPLFIRPYLAQLSRSELFLVMTGGMAGIAGTVLVLYATLLAPLIPDAAAHFVIASVLGAPAAILVSLIMVPETSDTRTGGSLDDPDIQVSSTMDAIVKGTAAGLELLMNIIAMLLVLVALVYLANKIVGLLPEIGGAKISLQRLLGYVMAPVCWLMGLPWPQAITAGSLMGTKTVLNELIAYVDLSKLGPDALDPRSRLIMLYAMCGFANFASLGIMIGGLGIMAPTRRDEINALGLKSIVSGTLTTCLMGAIVGAMT; this comes from the coding sequence ATGCTGCAGTTGCAATCGGCGTTCGGCGTGGTGGCGTTGCTCGTGATCGCCTGGGTGTTGAGCGAGAACCGCAGGATGGTGTCGCTGCGGCAGGCGGCGATCGGGCTCGCGGTGACAGTCGTGACCGCGCTGGTGTTGATCAAGGTGCCGCTGGTGACGCAGGCCTTCGGCGTGATCAACGATGCCGTCGGCACCATCGCCGCCGCGACGCGCGCCGGCACCGCCTTCGTGTTCGGCTATGTCGGCGGCGGCCCGGCGCCGTTCGATCCGAAGGCACCCGGCTCGGATTTCATCCTCGCCTTCCAGGCGCTACCGATCGTGCTGGTCATGAGCGTGCTGACGACGCTGCTGTTCTATTGGCGCGTGCTGCCGCCGATCGTGCGCGGCATGGCCTGGCTGCTGGAGCGCACGCTCGGCGTCGGCGGCGCGGTCGGGCTCTCGACCGCAGCCAACATCTTCCTCGGCATGGTGGAAGCGCCGCTGTTCATCCGCCCCTATCTGGCGCAGCTCAGCCGCAGCGAATTGTTTCTGGTGATGACCGGCGGCATGGCCGGGATCGCCGGCACCGTGCTGGTGCTGTACGCGACGCTGCTGGCGCCGCTGATCCCCGATGCGGCCGCGCATTTCGTCATCGCCTCGGTGCTCGGCGCGCCGGCCGCCATTCTGGTCAGCCTGATCATGGTGCCGGAAACCTCGGACACGCGCACCGGCGGATCGCTCGACGATCCCGATATCCAGGTGTCATCGACGATGGATGCCATCGTCAAGGGCACGGCCGCCGGGCTCGAGCTCCTGATGAACATCATCGCGATGCTGCTGGTGCTGGTCGCACTGGTGTATCTCGCCAACAAGATCGTCGGCCTGCTGCCGGAAATCGGCGGCGCGAAGATCTCACTGCAACGCCTGCTCGGCTACGTCATGGCGCCGGTGTGCTGGCTGATGGGCCTGCCCTGGCCGCAGGCGATCACGGCGGGCAGCCTGATGGGCACCAAGACCGTGCTGAACGAGCTGATTGCCTATGTCGATTTGTCGAAGCTCGGCCCCGACGCGCTCGATCCGCGCTCGCGCCTGATCATGCTCTACGCGATGTGCGGTTTTGCCAACTTTGCGAGCCTCGGCATCATGATCGGCGGCCTCGGCATCATGGCGCCGACCCGGCGCGACGAGATCAACGCGCTCGGGCTGAAGTCGATCGTCTCGGGGACGCTGACGACGTGCTTGATGGGGGCGATCGTGGGGGCGATGACGTGA
- a CDS encoding cupin: MAKKTASRSAAKTAVKKKWSGLGGGAKKTSARKTIKSKGRVSAAKKSTPKAATKARPKQRIAISHHREEDFKADGLRAYAKYRDLGISAASHGLAQAHVIRLQGPCNPDEVSKLHFHDVDFQMVYVLKGWVKTYMEGEGETLMKQGSAWTQPPRIRHMILDYSDDVELLEVILPAEFKTVELKA; this comes from the coding sequence ATGGCCAAGAAGACGGCATCGAGATCCGCAGCCAAGACCGCGGTGAAGAAGAAATGGTCGGGGCTTGGCGGCGGCGCCAAGAAGACGTCCGCGCGCAAGACGATCAAGTCCAAGGGCCGCGTCTCGGCGGCCAAGAAGAGCACACCGAAGGCAGCGACGAAGGCACGGCCCAAACAGCGCATCGCCATCAGCCATCACCGCGAAGAGGACTTCAAGGCCGATGGGCTGCGCGCCTACGCCAAGTACCGCGACCTCGGCATATCAGCCGCCTCGCATGGCCTCGCCCAGGCGCATGTGATCCGGCTGCAGGGCCCGTGCAATCCGGATGAGGTGTCGAAGCTGCACTTCCACGACGTCGACTTCCAGATGGTCTATGTGCTCAAGGGCTGGGTGAAGACCTACATGGAAGGCGAGGGTGAGACGCTGATGAAGCAAGGCAGCGCCTGGACCCAGCCGCCGCGCATCCGGCACATGATCCTGGACTATTCCGACGACGTCGAACTGCTGGAGGTGATCCTGCCGGCGGAGTTCAAGACGGTGGAGCTGAAGGCGTAG
- a CDS encoding usg protein, which translates to MVSRVGGVVSDDFRKQLLGYGLTTAQILYRMPDHPSLLQTYVWQNYDLFPKFPALQDFLSFWQQKLEGPLFAVTVAHSKLVKPAELRAVDGVFRLN; encoded by the coding sequence ATGGTCTCGCGAGTTGGTGGGGTTGTTTCCGACGATTTCCGGAAGCAGTTGTTGGGGTATGGGCTGACGACGGCGCAAATCCTTTATCGGATGCCGGATCATCCCTCGTTGCTGCAGACCTATGTCTGGCAGAACTACGACCTGTTTCCGAAATTTCCGGCGCTGCAGGATTTCCTCTCTTTCTGGCAGCAGAAGCTCGAGGGCCCGCTGTTCGCGGTGACGGTGGCGCATTCCAAGCTGGTCAAGCCGGCCGAGCTGCGCGCGGTGGACGGCGTGTTCCGGCTGAATTGA